A single Crateriforma conspicua DNA region contains:
- a CDS encoding cadherin repeat domain-containing protein has product MTQRERFLAMAIGGLLVVVGLQWMFTQYKNAKQDRITKIANLKQTSLDLNTRLLEGAMAERQMGEYRVRSLPGDREIAVARYSSYLLDLVKETGINTPDVRHVNSTPMKDLYTRHRFSVGGSADLPTVIRLLHSFYATDYLHRIADLTIKPSRTGDLRVTMAVDAIGLSTVPAEATVSEAPSWRVDPDMTAYESAILNRNFFEPPNKAPRFGGDSQIEGIVGRRSTARVNFADEEDHPIEYELGEDAPDFVELDAQSGTLSFEPKETGEFEVLVRATDKGYPAQTTEQVVKIRVNEPPVEKEPEPEPKFDHASQTVLTALVQGRDDWTAWMNVRTSGKTLKLRVGDRFEIGTVTGEVAEVNRKYVVLEIDGQRVVLSPGKDTLRDVAQRAKEDD; this is encoded by the coding sequence ATGACCCAACGCGAACGTTTTCTGGCGATGGCAATCGGCGGGTTGTTGGTCGTGGTCGGCCTGCAATGGATGTTCACCCAATACAAGAATGCCAAGCAAGACCGCATCACAAAGATCGCGAACTTGAAACAGACGTCCTTGGATCTCAACACGCGTCTGTTGGAAGGCGCGATGGCGGAACGTCAGATGGGCGAATATCGCGTGCGATCCTTGCCCGGTGATCGCGAGATCGCCGTCGCGCGCTATTCGTCGTATCTGTTGGACTTGGTCAAAGAAACGGGAATCAATACGCCCGATGTGCGTCATGTGAATTCGACGCCGATGAAAGATCTGTACACACGCCATCGTTTCAGCGTTGGTGGTTCAGCGGACTTACCAACGGTCATCCGCTTGTTGCACTCCTTTTATGCGACGGACTATCTGCACCGAATTGCCGACTTGACGATCAAGCCGTCACGTACCGGTGATCTGCGTGTCACCATGGCGGTGGACGCCATCGGTTTGTCCACCGTGCCTGCCGAAGCCACCGTGTCGGAAGCCCCGTCGTGGCGTGTCGATCCTGACATGACAGCGTACGAATCAGCCATCTTGAATCGAAATTTCTTCGAGCCACCGAACAAGGCGCCGCGGTTCGGCGGTGATTCGCAGATCGAAGGGATCGTTGGACGCCGCAGTACGGCCAGGGTCAATTTTGCCGACGAAGAAGATCATCCGATCGAATATGAATTGGGCGAGGACGCGCCGGACTTCGTCGAATTGGATGCTCAATCAGGAACGCTGTCGTTCGAACCAAAGGAAACCGGTGAATTCGAGGTGCTGGTACGCGCTACCGACAAGGGCTATCCCGCGCAAACGACCGAGCAGGTCGTCAAGATTCGCGTCAACGAACCACCGGTGGAAAAGGAACCCGAACCCGAACCAAAGTTTGATCACGCCAGCCAAACGGTTCTGACGGCCTTGGTTCAAGGACGTGATGACTGGACGGCGTGGATGAACGTTCGGACGTCCGGAAAAACGTTGAAGCTTCGCGTGGGGGACCGATTCGAAATCGGAACGGTGACGGGCGAAGTGGCGGAAGTGAATCGCAAATACGTGGTGCTGGAAATCGACGGTCAGCGGGTCGTCTTGAGCCCCGGCAAAGACACGCTTCGTGATGTTGCCCAGCGGGCCAAAGAAGACGACTGA
- a CDS encoding ABC transporter ATP-binding protein: MPAAPLNAAEPTACASAVRCRRLSVEFPGAGRQIVKVINQADVEFASGEISALIGPSGCGKTTLLRTIAGLQSPSSGGVTIDPPSVGRRGELGFVFQHPALLPWRTTLQNVSLPLRLTRSCDPADATRRATEILDTVGMADAIDRFPHQLSGGMQMRVSIARALVTRPRLLLLDEPFAALDDILRGQLWELLLGLWRQLCFTAILVTHNIAEACLLSHRIFVMRDGTCGDGIINPLSWPRSQQQRRTPEFGQFYGTISDRLRTSVGVQDHGARSSQMEAGT, from the coding sequence ATGCCAGCGGCCCCTTTGAACGCTGCCGAACCCACCGCGTGTGCGTCGGCGGTGCGCTGTCGTCGTCTGAGCGTAGAATTTCCCGGGGCGGGTCGACAGATCGTCAAGGTCATTAATCAGGCGGATGTCGAATTTGCATCTGGTGAGATCTCGGCCCTGATCGGCCCCAGCGGTTGTGGAAAGACAACGCTGTTGCGAACGATCGCCGGGCTGCAGTCACCATCATCCGGTGGTGTCACCATCGATCCACCATCGGTCGGACGCCGCGGTGAATTGGGCTTTGTGTTTCAGCACCCGGCGCTGCTGCCCTGGCGGACGACGTTGCAAAATGTCAGCTTGCCACTGCGTTTGACTCGATCATGCGATCCCGCCGACGCCACCCGCAGGGCGACGGAGATCCTGGATACCGTTGGCATGGCTGATGCCATCGATCGTTTCCCGCATCAGTTGTCCGGTGGCATGCAGATGCGTGTGTCCATTGCACGTGCATTGGTGACTCGTCCGCGATTGTTGTTGTTGGATGAACCCTTCGCCGCGCTGGACGACATCTTGCGCGGTCAACTGTGGGAATTGCTGTTGGGTTTGTGGCGACAGCTTTGCTTCACGGCCATCCTGGTGACCCACAACATTGCCGAAGCCTGCTTGTTATCGCATCGAATTTTCGTGATGCGTGATGGGACCTGCGGCGATGGGATCATCAATCCGTTGTCATGGCCGCGTTCGCAGCAGCAACGGCGGACTCCGGAGTTCGGCCAGTTTTATGGCACGATCAGCGATCGTCTGCGAACAAGCGTCGGTGTGCAGGATCATGGTGCTCGTTCCAGTCAAATGGAGGCTGGCACGTGA